A window of Phenylobacterium sp. NIBR 498073 genomic DNA:
GAAGGAGTGCGCCATGGCCTTTGACGGTTTCAAGCTCGAGCGGGTGAGCACCGGCGAGGCGGTGCTGCGGTTTCGGATCGGCGGTTCGGGGCCGCCGCTCCTGCTGCTGCACGGCTATCCGCAGACGCACATGATGTGGGGCCAGATCGCCGGCGAGCTGGCCAAGGACTTCACTGTGGTGGCCCCGGACCTGCGCGGCTACGGCGGCAGCTCGGGACCGCCGACGACGCCGGACCACGAGCCCTATTCGAAGCGGGCGATGGCGCGCGACGTCGTGGCGCTGATGAGAATCCTGGGGTTCGCGCGGTTCGACATGGTCGGCCACGACCGCGGCGGGCGCACCGCCTATCGGCTGGCGCTGGATACGCCGCAGGCGGTCCGCAAGCTGAGCATCCTCGACATCATCCCGACCGCCGACGTCTGGCGGTTGGCCGACCGGCGGTTCGCGCTGGGCTACTGGCACTGGAGCTTCCTGGCCCAGGCCCATCCGTTCCCCGAGCACTTCATCGCCGCCGACCCGGTGCATTTCGCCTTCCGCATCGCCCAGGGCGCGACCTATTTCGAGCCGGCCGCCTATGCCGACTATGTGCAGGCCCTGGCCGACCCGGCGGTGATCCATGCGATGTGCGAGGACTACCGCGCCGGGGCGACCTATGACGTCGCCGCCGACGAGGCCGACCGCGGGGTGAAGAAGATCGCGGCGCCGACCCAGGTGCTGTGGGGCGCCAAGGGGGCGGTCGGCCACTGGTACGATGTGCTGGAGGTCTGGCGGCCCTGGTGCGAGGACCTGCGCGGCCAGGCGATCGAGGGGGCCGGGCACTTCCTGGCCGAGGAGAAACCCGCCGAGACGCTGGCGGCGCTGCGGGGGTTTTTGCTTAGCGGGTGACGTGGCGGGGCGGCGGATGAAGAGCGCCGAGGAAGCCGGCGCCATTTGCATGCCGGGTCAGGCGGCGAGCGCCGCCGCCCTGCGGCGCCGAACGGCGACGCCGACAACGCCGAAGCCGGCGATCATCATCGCCCAGGTCGCCGGCTCGGGGACGGCGCTCGTCGGGGCGAAGGTGGCCAGGGTGTAACCCTGCTCCGACCAGGGGAATCCGTTTGGAACCCCGTAGCCGTCAGGGGGCATCCATCCTCCCGCGATTTCAGCGTAGAAGCCCCTTTCATCGGCGGCATGCGGAACCAGCACGCCCGCGAATTCTTCGTACGGGAAGAACGCCTGGAACTCGGAACTGGCGAGGATGGCGGCCAGCGCCTCGATGGCTTGCGCGCGCGTGTTGAAGGTAAGGTTTCCGTCGAAGGCGTCGCCGGTGAACGTGACATCGTACTTCGCACCGCCGATCGAAAGGTTGTGCAGGGTGACGCCGTCCAAGAGCGTGGCCGCGTTCGCCGAGGTCGAGGGGAACGCCAACATCATCGCGGCGAACGCCGCCGCGACCGTCGATTTCAATTTCTGCATAGGTTTCCTCCCTGGCGGGCCGCGCCCGGCTTTGTAGTGGCGCTCGGCGCCGGCGGCCGTGTCCCTGTCCGCATCAGTGGACCAGCACTGGCCCGCGCAGAAACTGCGAAAAGGCTCGGGGCGTCTCAGCGAAGCAGCCAATTGCCGCGATCTGTCTCATCCGACGGAAAATAGTTGGCCGGAGCCGGAAAGCTGGGCCATTCGATTCCGATGGAAAGAGTCATGAACGCGTCCGGAGGCGAGCTCGTGCTGGGCCAGCCCATCCCGCGCGTTCGCCACGCGCTCCTGCCGGGCGAGGCGCGGCTGGACTTTGCGCACCGCCTCGCGCAGTCCGTGGCGTTCGCCTTTTCCGTCGATCCGGCCCGGATGGCGGAACAGCCGGACTTCGCCTTTTCCGCCGACGCCTTCGTGCTGCCGGAAGCGGTCGTCTCGCGCTCGAAGCTGCGCGGCCGGATGACGCTGACGCGAGACGACGAGCTCATCGCCGCCACCGGCGCGGACCAGCTGTTCGTCTATGTGGTCGAGGACGGCGCGCTCGACGTGCAGCCGACGCGGTCCGGCCGGCGCCTGCGCGCCGGGGACATCCTCGTCCTCGACCTGGCGCATGCGGCCACGGTGACGGAGGCCGACTATGCGGCGATTATGATGGTCATGGCCCGTGGGGCGCTGCCCGAGCCCCTGCGCCACCTCGATCTTCACTGCGCGGAAATCCGCGGCGACCACCCGCTGGCCCGCGTGATCGCCAGCACGCTGGCCTGCCTCTGCGAGGACGCGCCGGAAATGACCCAGGCGCAGGGCTCGCTGGTGTTGCGCGCGGCGATAGAGATGCTGGGCATGGCGCTGACCGACGTCAGGCGCGCCCGGCACGCGCCACCGGCGCTCAAGGCCATGGCCGAGGCGCTGGTCGACGACCACCTGAGCGAACCGGCCTTGTCGCCGGCCTGGATCGCGGCGCGGCTCGACGTCTCGCGCGCCACCCTCTACCGCGCCTTCGCCCCGTACGGCGGCGTCACCCGCTTCATCAACGACCGGCGCCTGCAGAACGCCTGGATCCTGTTGACGTCGGACGACCATCTCCCGCTTGGCGAGATCGCCGCGCGCTGCGGCTATGTCGGCCGGACGCGGCTGTTCCAGGCCTTCAACGAGCGCTTCGCAATGCCGCCCGACGCCGTGCTCTCGGCTAGCGAGGACGACCGCGCCATGCTCCGGGAGCATGCCGCGCGCGCGATGATGGACGTGTGGGACCGGCGCACCGGCAGAGCCGTCGGCTGAGCCGGCGCTCTAGTCGGCTTCCAGCCAGTCCGGCTTTTCGGCGCGGGCGGGTTGGCCGTCGGCGGTGAGGGCGCCTTCGAGGCGGTCGAGGCGGACGAGGGCGATGGCGCGGGTTCCCTGGCCGGACAGCACTTCGCCGGCGCGGCGTTCGCCGCCCTGCAGGAGTTCGGCGCCGGCGGCGGGGGGCGGGCCGTCGAAGGCGAGCGGCAGCATGCGGTTCTTGATCTGGCCGCGGCGCTTCATGCGCGAGGTGGTTTCCTGGCCGATGAAGCAGCCCTTGTGGAAGTCGATGCCGTGCAGCAGGTCGAAGTTGGCCTCGATCGGGTAGGTCTGCTCGACGCCCCAGTCTGCGGGGCCTGGCACGCCGAGCGCCAAGCGGTGGGCGTCGTAGGCGGCTTCATCGGCGGTCGGCGCGGCCTCGAGGCCGTAGCCGCGCCAGCCGAGCGCGGCCAGCCGCGGGTCGGGCGCCCAGCCGTGACCGGGATCGTCGCCCCAGGCGGCGAGCACCGGGGTCTCGTCGGCGGCGATCTGCACCTTGGCGCGCAGGCGGTACATGGTCAGCCGCAGGATGAGAGCCTCGCGGCTGGCCCGTTCGACATCGAGGAAGGCGCCGTCGTCCCGTCCGACCACGAACAGATCGAACAAAAGCCGCCCCTGGGGGTTCAGGAGAGCGCCGAACCGCACCTCGCCGGGCGCGAGGGTCTCGACGTCCTGGGTGATGAGGCCGTGCAGGAAACTGCGCCAATCCTCGCCCGAGACGGCGATCAGGGCTCGGCTGGACAGGGCTGCGATCGGGGGCTGCGTCGACATGGAACAGGAGTTAAGGGCTGCGCGGGTGGAGCGCCAGCGTCAGGAGCCCTATAGAAGGACGATGGCGCACGGGTCCTTCCCGATTCTGTTCATCACCGCGACCCGGATCGGCGACGCGGTGCTGTCGTCCGGCCTGATCAAACGATTGCTGGACGAGGTTCCGAACGCGCGCTTCACGATCGTCGCCGGCAAGGCGGCCGCGCCGCTGTTCGCCGAGGTCCCGCATCTCGACCGCCTGATCGTGCTGGAGAAGGCCAAGAACGGCGGCCACTGGCTGAAGCTGTGGCGCGAGGTGCGGCATCGCAAATGGGGGCTGATCGTCGACCTGCGCGGTTCGGCGATCTCGCAGTTCCTGCGCCGCGAGCGGCGGGCGGTGTACAAGCGCGGCTCCGGCGGCGGGGTCCACAAGGTGATCGAGGCCGCGCGGCTGCTGAAGATCGAGGACGAGCCGCCGGCCCCGTACCTGTTCACCTCTGCGGCGACCGAGGCCTATGCCGACGAACTGACCGCCGGCAAGGGGCCGATCCTGGCCATGGCGCCGGCCGCCAACTGGGTCGGCAAGACCTGGCCGGCCGAACGCTTCGCGCAAGTTGCGATCCAGTTGCTGGGCGGGCCGATGGCCGGCGGGCGGTTGATGCTGCTGGGCGGACCGGACGACAGCCAGGCGGTCGCGGCGCTGCGCAACGTGGTCCCGCGCGAGCGGACCATCGACCTGGCCGGCAAGGTCGAACTGCTGGCCAGCTACGCATGCCTGAAGCGCGCCCAACTGTTCATCGGCAACGACAGCGGGCTGATGCACATGGCCGCTGCGGCCGGGACCCCGACCATCGGGCTGTTCGGCCCCTCGGACGACAAGCTCTATGGGCCGTGGGGCGAGAATACGCGGATCGTGCGCGGCATTCGCAGCCTGGACCAGATCCGCGAGGTTGACCCAGGGCTCTCGCAGGCGCTCTGTCACATGATGGACCTGCCGGTGGATTGGGTGACCAACGCCGCCCGGGACCTGCTCGCCCAAACCAGTTCCAAAGCCAGTTAAGCCCAGAGACGCAACATGCCCGAGACCTTCGACCTCATCGTGAGGGGCGGCGAGGTGGTGAACCATGCCGGCCGCGGCCTAGCCGACGTCGGCGTGCGGGCGGGCAAGATCGTCGAGATCGGCGACCTCAGCCAAGCCAGCGCCGGGCAGGTGTTCGACGCCAAGGGCCTGACCGTGTTGCCCGGCGTGATCGACACCCAGGTGCATTTCCGCGAGCCGGGCCTGGAGTGGAAGGAAGACCTGGAGACCGGATCGCGCGCCGCGGCGATGGGCGGGGTCGTGGCGGTGTTCGAGATGCCGAACACCGAGCCGACCACCACCGACCCGGACGCCCTGGCCGACAAGCTGCATCGCGCCGCCGGCCGGATGCACACCGACCACGCCTTCTATGTCGGCGGCACGCATGAGAACGCGCAGTTCCTGGGCGAGCTGGAGCGGCTGCCCGGCTGCTGCGGGATCAAGGTGTTCATGGGCGCCTCGACCGGCAGCCTGCTGGTGCAGGACGACGAGGGCATCGAGCAGGTGCTGCGCCATGTGAACCGCCGCGCGGCGTTCCACTCCGAGGACGAATACCGGCTGGCCGAGCGCCGGCCGCTGGCCCGCACCGGCGACTGGACCAGTCACGAGGAGGTGCGCGACGCCGCCTCGGCGCTCGAATCCACCCACCGGCTGGTGCGGATCGCCAAGGCGCTGGGCAAGCGCATCCACGTGCTGCACGTGACGACGCGCGAGGAAATCGAGTTCCTGGCGCTGCACAAGGACGTGGCCAGCGTCGAGGTCACGCCGCAGCACCTGACCCTGACCGCGCCGGAAGCCTATGAGCGGCTGAAGGGCTATGCCCAGATGAACCCGCCGATCCGCAACGCCTATCACCAGGCCGGGCTGTGGCACGGGATCGCGGCGGGGATCGCCGACGTGCTGGGCTCGGACCACGCGCCGCACACCAAGGACGAGAAGGCCCGGCCCTATCCGGCCTCGCCGTCGGGCATGCCGGGGGTGCAGACCCTGGTGCCGGTGATGCTGACCCACGTGAACGAGGGCCGCCTCAGCCTGGAGCGGTTCGTCGACCTGACCAGCCATGGCGCCAACCGGGTGTTCGGCATGGCCGACAAGGGCCGGCTGGCGGTCGGCTACGACGCCGACATCACCGTCGTCGACATGAAGGCCCGCCGCACGATCAAGCACGAGGACATGGCCACCCGCGTCGGCTGGACCCCGTTCGACGGCTTCGAGGCCAAGGGCTGGCCGACCGCGACGATCATCCGCGGCACGGTGGTGATGCGCGACGACGAGCTGGTCGCCCCGAGCATTGGTCAGCCGGTGCGCTTCGCCGAGACCCTGGGCGGGTAGGCATGCCGACGGCGCCGCCGGGCGAATGCGTGGTGCTGCTCCACGGGCTGGGGCGCAGCGCCGCCTCGATGGCCCCGATCGGCCGTGATCTGAGCCGGCGCGGCTATACGGTGGTCGCCCGCAGCTACCCTTCGACGCGGCTCAGCATCGAGGCTGCGGCGGCCGGCGTCGAGCAGGACATCGCCCGCTGCCGGCGGGCGCGGGCCACGCGCATCCATTTCGTGACCCACTCGCTCGGCGGGCTGCTGCTGCGCGGCTACTTCCAGGACCATGAGGTTCCCGAGGCCGGGCGGGCGGTGATGCTGGGGCCGCCCAACGGCGGCAGCGAGATCGCCGACGAGCTGAAGCACCATTGGTGGTTCCGGCGCGCGCTGGGCCCCGCCGGCCAGGCCCTGGGGACGCGCG
This region includes:
- a CDS encoding PEPxxWA-CTERM sorting domain-containing protein — translated: MAASLRRPEPFRSFCAGQCWSTDADRDTAAGAERHYKAGRGPPGRKPMQKLKSTVAAAFAAMMLAFPSTSANAATLLDGVTLHNLSIGGAKYDVTFTGDAFDGNLTFNTRAQAIEALAAILASSEFQAFFPYEEFAGVLVPHAADERGFYAEIAGGWMPPDGYGVPNGFPWSEQGYTLATFAPTSAVPEPATWAMMIAGFGVVGVAVRRRRAAALAA
- a CDS encoding dihydroorotase, whose product is MPETFDLIVRGGEVVNHAGRGLADVGVRAGKIVEIGDLSQASAGQVFDAKGLTVLPGVIDTQVHFREPGLEWKEDLETGSRAAAMGGVVAVFEMPNTEPTTTDPDALADKLHRAAGRMHTDHAFYVGGTHENAQFLGELERLPGCCGIKVFMGASTGSLLVQDDEGIEQVLRHVNRRAAFHSEDEYRLAERRPLARTGDWTSHEEVRDAASALESTHRLVRIAKALGKRIHVLHVTTREEIEFLALHKDVASVEVTPQHLTLTAPEAYERLKGYAQMNPPIRNAYHQAGLWHGIAAGIADVLGSDHAPHTKDEKARPYPASPSGMPGVQTLVPVMLTHVNEGRLSLERFVDLTSHGANRVFGMADKGRLAVGYDADITVVDMKARRTIKHEDMATRVGWTPFDGFEAKGWPTATIIRGTVVMRDDELVAPSIGQPVRFAETLGG
- a CDS encoding folate-binding protein YgfZ, which translates into the protein MSTQPPIAALSSRALIAVSGEDWRSFLHGLITQDVETLAPGEVRFGALLNPQGRLLFDLFVVGRDDGAFLDVERASREALILRLTMYRLRAKVQIAADETPVLAAWGDDPGHGWAPDPRLAALGWRGYGLEAAPTADEAAYDAHRLALGVPGPADWGVEQTYPIEANFDLLHGIDFHKGCFIGQETTSRMKRRGQIKNRMLPLAFDGPPPAAGAELLQGGERRAGEVLSGQGTRAIALVRLDRLEGALTADGQPARAEKPDWLEAD
- a CDS encoding alpha/beta fold hydrolase, producing MPTAPPGECVVLLHGLGRSAASMAPIGRDLSRRGYTVVARSYPSTRLSIEAAAAGVEQDIARCRRARATRIHFVTHSLGGLLLRGYFQDHEVPEAGRAVMLGPPNGGSEIADELKHHWWFRRALGPAGQALGTREPMAFARPLPLEVGVIAGTRNYEPWFAGCFGGRPNDGKVSVASTRLPEMADFLTVRAGHTFMVRSGLVQNQVAAFLQDGRFTP
- a CDS encoding alpha/beta hydrolase; this translates as MAFDGFKLERVSTGEAVLRFRIGGSGPPLLLLHGYPQTHMMWGQIAGELAKDFTVVAPDLRGYGGSSGPPTTPDHEPYSKRAMARDVVALMRILGFARFDMVGHDRGGRTAYRLALDTPQAVRKLSILDIIPTADVWRLADRRFALGYWHWSFLAQAHPFPEHFIAADPVHFAFRIAQGATYFEPAAYADYVQALADPAVIHAMCEDYRAGATYDVAADEADRGVKKIAAPTQVLWGAKGAVGHWYDVLEVWRPWCEDLRGQAIEGAGHFLAEEKPAETLAALRGFLLSG
- a CDS encoding helix-turn-helix domain-containing protein produces the protein MNASGGELVLGQPIPRVRHALLPGEARLDFAHRLAQSVAFAFSVDPARMAEQPDFAFSADAFVLPEAVVSRSKLRGRMTLTRDDELIAATGADQLFVYVVEDGALDVQPTRSGRRLRAGDILVLDLAHAATVTEADYAAIMMVMARGALPEPLRHLDLHCAEIRGDHPLARVIASTLACLCEDAPEMTQAQGSLVLRAAIEMLGMALTDVRRARHAPPALKAMAEALVDDHLSEPALSPAWIAARLDVSRATLYRAFAPYGGVTRFINDRRLQNAWILLTSDDHLPLGEIAARCGYVGRTRLFQAFNERFAMPPDAVLSASEDDRAMLREHAARAMMDVWDRRTGRAVG
- a CDS encoding glycosyltransferase family 9 protein; translated protein: MAHGSFPILFITATRIGDAVLSSGLIKRLLDEVPNARFTIVAGKAAAPLFAEVPHLDRLIVLEKAKNGGHWLKLWREVRHRKWGLIVDLRGSAISQFLRRERRAVYKRGSGGGVHKVIEAARLLKIEDEPPAPYLFTSAATEAYADELTAGKGPILAMAPAANWVGKTWPAERFAQVAIQLLGGPMAGGRLMLLGGPDDSQAVAALRNVVPRERTIDLAGKVELLASYACLKRAQLFIGNDSGLMHMAAAAGTPTIGLFGPSDDKLYGPWGENTRIVRGIRSLDQIREVDPGLSQALCHMMDLPVDWVTNAARDLLAQTSSKAS